In one window of Arachis ipaensis cultivar K30076 chromosome B06, Araip1.1, whole genome shotgun sequence DNA:
- the LOC107645900 gene encoding protein ALWAYS EARLY 2 isoform X3: MAPTRKPRSMNKRFSSLNEVSPEKEGMNSNKNKQRKKKLSDKLGSQWNKDELERFYEAYRKYGKDWKKVAAAVRNRSVEMVEALYNMNRAYLSLPEGTASVVGLIAMMTDHYNVLEESDSEKESIDSPGSRKPVKRKRGKIELGASKDSVHTQSIASNDGCLSLLKRRRFDGSQPRAVGKRTPRVPVYYSYKKDERENYVSPNKRMLKSVFDANDDEVAHVAALALTEAAKRGGSPQVSQTPHRRSQQKFSPVQSWERMQQSGTVPAKFYDTSLDEEFMEGSIESRGAENGEQARDTSSLKDMEGSGTVEVNQKRKKVYRKKERKENVGNHLLDDGGEACSGTEEGLNFSLKEKVDVEVTNAKPQKRSKKLFFGADESSAVDALHALADLSLMIPASTMESESSVQLKEERTTVDKDEKPAVPEVTSTSQNRDKSKLSLKQKVVPSVRGVELSSSRKSKVGRTTINDKESKALFESKELLPTDDKTWKRKRKPMVPKLANAKHDSDPNDPLNDEAVDEEDKPLIKGKHTGQTSTPAKQKSVRSSESSLCADQKDLIVSTAEVQLVSLPTKRISKRKMSLPRTFIPKEKSSENKLKGQPNKYSSPPQDKASILKEKLSSCLSSSMIRRWCAFEWFYSAIDYPWFSKREFMEYLNHVGLGNIPRLTRVEWSVIKSSLGKPRRFSEHFLREERQKLEQYRQSVRKHYTELRTGIRDGLPTDLAKPLYVGQRVIALHPKTREIHDGSVLTVDHDKCRVQFDLPELGVEFVMDIDCMPLNPLDNMPEALRRQVGACKFPCISKEPQMDGISSFGGCLTCTSSNPVERAPNLAKQEKQAVGAQPCNMTDHQTKEANIHALSELTRFLDKKVSMGINEILLMELKNSNNAILENQIDSGSFKDSEALGKHYATVSNALLHLRQRNTYTGNSLPLKPQANLNVHDGLPGMLDGSLAQELGSTVIEIIKGSRVKAHAMVDAAFQALASVKEGEDAFLKIGQVLDSINYQQLAHNTSLPAMKSQEQGNGSLDNHTRSIFSSSEPLLNDVSGQKLRNDSDKVDAQIPSELITSCVAILIMIQTCTERQYPPSDVAQILDSAVTSLHPCCPQNLPIYREIQMCMGRIKTQILALIPTST, encoded by the exons ATGGCTCCAACTAGGAAGCCTAGAAGTATGAATAAGCGATTCTCGAGTTTAAATGAGGTCTCTCCCGAGAAAGAGGGAATGAACTCAAATAAAAATAAGCAAAGG AAGAAAAAGCTGTCGGATAAATTGGGATCTCAGTGGAACAAAGATGAGCTAGAGCGTTTTTATGAGGCATATAGGAAGTACGGAAAAGACTGGAAGAAG GTTGCTGCAGCTGTACGCAACAGATCTGTTGAAATGGTGGAGGCTCTTTACAATATGAACAGG GCTTACCTATCTCTGCCGGAGGGAACAGCTTCTGTTGTTGGTCTCATTGCAATGATGACAGATCACTATAATGTGCTG GAAGAGAGTGATAGTGAAAAAGAGAGTATTGATTCACCAGGATCCCGAAAACCGGTGAAACGAAAACGTGGAAAAATTGAGCTTGGTGCCTCAAAAGATTCTGTCCATACTCAGTCAATTGCTTCTAATGATGGTTGCCTCTCTCTGTTGAAGAGAAGACGCTTTGATG GTAGCCAGCCTCGTGCAGTTGGGAAAAGGACACCTCGTGTTCCAGTTTACTACTCTTATAAGAAAGATGAAAGGGAAAATTATGTTTCGCCTAATAAAAGAATGTTGAAGTCGGTCTTTGATGCTAATGATGATGAAGTTGCACATGTTGCAGCACTGGCGTTAACTGAGGCTGCAAAAAGAGGTGGCTCTCCTCAAGTATCCCAAACACCACACAGAAGATCACAGCAGAAGTTCTCTCCTGTTCAGAGCTGGGAAAGAATG CAACAATCTGGGACAGTTCCTGCCAAGTTTTATGACACATCTTTGGATGAGGAATTCATGGAAGGTAGTATAGAAAGCAGGGGTGCTGAAAATGGGGAACAAGCTAGAGATACTAGCTCCTTGAAGGATATGGAAGGTAGTGGCACAGTTGAAGTTAATCAGAAACGAAAAAAGGTAtatagaaagaaagagagaaaggaaaatgTTGGAAACCATCTTCTTGATGATGGCGGAGAAGCATGTAGTGGCACCGAAGAAGGACTTAATTTTAGCTTGAAGGAAAAAGTTGATGTTGAGGTTACTAATGCAAAACCCCAGAAAAGGAGTAAGAAACTTTTCTTTGGAG CTGATGAAAGCTCTGCCGTGGATGCTTTGCATGCTTTGGCTGATCTGTCATTAATGATACCGGCGTCTACTATGGAATCTG AATCATCTGTCCAGTTGAAGGAAGAAAGAACAACTGTTGATAAAGACGAAAAGCCTGCTGTGCCGGAAGTCACATCAACCAGCCAAAACAGAGATAAAAGTAAACTTAGTTTGAAACAGAAGGTCGTTCCTTCAGTTCGTGGAGTTGAGCTTTCATCATCCAGAAAGTCTAAAGTTGGAAGGACAACAATAAATGATAAGGAAAGTAAGGCTCTGTTTGAATCAAAAGAGCTGCTTCCCACTGATGATAAAACATGGAAAAGAAAGCGCAAACCCATGGTTCCAAAG CTGGCCAATGCAAAGCATGATTCTGATCCAAATGATCCATTAAATGATGAG GCTGTAGATGAAGAGGACAAACCATTGATTAAAGGAAAGCACACTGGTCAGACATCCACTCCAGCAAAGCAAAAGTCAGTAAGATCATCAGAAAGTTCTCTGTGTGCTGACCAGAAGGATTTGATCGTATCAACTGCAGAAGTTCAACTTGTTAGTTTACCAACTAAACGAATTAGTAAACGTAAAATGAGTTTGCCGAGAACATTTATACCCAAAGAGAAGTCTTCTGAGAACAAATTAAAAGGTCAACCTAATAAGTATTCTAGCCCACCCCAAGATAAGGCATCAATTCTAAAG GAAAAGCTTTCTAGTTGCTTGTCATCTTCTATGATTCGCAGGTGGTGTGCATTTGAATGGTTTTATAGTGCAATTGATTATCCATGGTTTTCCAAACGGGAGTTCATGGAGTACTTAAATCATGTTGGACTAGGGAATATCCCAAGATTGACTCGTGTTGAATGGAGTGTCATAAAAAG TTCCCTTGGCAAACCTCGCAGATTCTCTGAACACTTCCTTCGAGAAGAAAGACAAAAGCTTGAACAGTACAGGCAATCTGTTAGGAAACATTACACTGAACTGCGGACTGGTATCAGGGATGGACTACCAACAGATTTAGCTAAGCCTTTATATGTTGGACAGCGAGTAATTGCTCTTCATCCAAAAACAAGAGAGATTCATGATGGAAGTGTGCTTACAGTTGACCATGACAAGTGCAGGGTTCAGTTTGACCTTCCTGAATTGGGTGTTGAATTTGTCATG GACATTGATTGTATGCCTTTGAATCCATTGGATAATATGCCAGAAGCTCTAAGGAGGCAGGTTGGTGCTTGTAAATTCCCTTGTATAAGTAAAGAACCACAAATGGATGGAATTTCAAGTTTTGGGGGCTGCCTGACATGCACTTCAAGCAATCCTGTAGAGAGAGCACCCAATTTGGCTAAGCAGGAAAAG CAAGCAGTGGGTGCTCAACCATGTAACATGACAGACCATCAAACCAAGGAAGCTAACATACATGCCCTTTCTGAGCTGACACGTTTTCTTGATAAAAAGGTCTCCATGGGCATAAAT GAAATACTGTTAATGGAGCTTAAAAATAGCAACAATGCCATATTGGAGAACCAAATTGATAGTGGCAGCTTTAAAGATTCAGAGGCGCTCGGGAAACATTATGCTACG GTTTCTAATGCTCTGCTTCATCTGAGGCAACGTAATACTTACACAGGAAACTCCCTACCACTGAAACCCCAAGCAAATTTAAATGTCCATGATGGCCTTCCCGGTATGTTGGATGGTTCTCTGGCTCAAGAGTTAGGATCAACTGTTATTGAAATTATTAAAGGATCCAGGGTAAAAGCACATGCAATGGTGGATGCTGCATTTCAG GCCTTAGCTTCAGTGAAGGAAGGCGAAGATGCTTTCCTCAAGATTGGACAGGTATTGGATTCTATCAATTATCAGCAGTTGGCCCACAACACTTCCTTGCCTGCAATGAAGTCCCAAGAGCAAGGGAATGGAAGTCTCGATAACCATACTCGATCAATTTTCTCTTCATCTGAGCCTTTACTTAATGATGTATCTGGTCAAAAATTGCGTAATGATTCTGACAAAGTAGACGCTCAAATTCCTTCTGAACTCATCACTTCCTGTGTTGCCATATTGATCATGATTCAG ACTTGTACTGAACGACAATATCCTCCATCCGATGTGGCTCAGATATTAGATTCTGCTGTCACCAGCCTGCATCCATGCTGTCCCCAAAACCTTCCAATTTACAGGGAAATTCAAATGTGCATGGGAAGAATTAAGACCCAGATTTTAGCTCTCATCCCAACATCCACATGA